One region of Miscanthus floridulus cultivar M001 chromosome 19, ASM1932011v1, whole genome shotgun sequence genomic DNA includes:
- the LOC136528591 gene encoding divinyl chlorophyllide a 8-vinyl-reductase, chloroplastic-like: TGSGEAEAASDTVLVMGATGYIGRYVVRELLRRGHRVLAVARSRSGIRGRNSPEDVVADLTLAQVVFSDVTDPAALLADLAPHGPVHAAVCCLASRGGGVQDSWRVDYRATLHTLQAARGLGAAHFVLLSAICVQKPLLEFQRAKLKFEEELAAEAARDPGFTYSVVRPTAFFKSLGGQVDIVKNGQPYVMFGDGKLCACKPISEEDLAAFIADCIYDQDKANKVLPIGGPGKALTPLEQGEMLFRLLGREPKFIKVPIQIMDAVIWMLDAKLFPGLEDVAEFGKIGRYYALESMLLLDPETGEYSDEKTPSYGKDMLEQFFQRVIRSASLPWYIPGVVDGGAAGVGDADAALGGDAGGVAGVEAADTSGGAATTAIVTAAACCPLCCCLLCSGAAWAMRSSRLPPSPPASLLPAGLAVGRRPLWHAMLWSRPGTGKVFMGAKYKCYDSCE; this comes from the coding sequence ACGGGGAGCGGCGAGGCGGAAGCGGCCTCCGACACGGTTCTCGTCATGGGCGCCACGGGCTACATCGGCCGCTACGTCGTCCGGGAGCTCCTCCGCCGGGGCCACCGCGTGCTCGCCGTGGCGCGGTCCCGGAGCGGCATCCGCGGCCGCAACTCCCCCGAGGACGTCGTCGCGGACCTCACCCTGGCCCAGGTCGTCTTCTCCGACGTCACTGACCCAGCCGCGCTGCTCGCGGACCTCGCCCCGCACGGCCCCGTCCACGCCGCGGTCTGCTGCCTCgccagccgcggcggcggcgtgcagGACTCGTGGCGCGTCGACTACCGCGCCACGCTGCACACGCTCCAGGCCGCGCGGGGGCTGGGTGCCGCTCACTTCGTGCTCCTCTCCGCCATCTGCGTCCAGAAGCCGCTCCTCGAGTTCCAGCGCGCCAAGCTCAAGTTCGAGGAGGAGCTGGCCGCGGAGGCCGCGCGGGACCCCGGCTTCACCTACAGCGTCGTGCGCCCCACGGCGTTCTTTAAGAGCCTCGGTGGCCAGGTCGACATCGTCAAGAATGGGCAGCCGTACGTCATGTTCGGCGACGGCAAGCTCTGCGCCTGCAAGCCCATCAGCGAGGAGGACCTCGCCGCCTTCATCGCCGACTGCATCTACGACCAGGACAAGGCCAACAAGGTGCTGCCCATCGGCGGGCCGGGGAAGGCGCTCACGCCGCTGGAGCAGGGGGAGATGCTGTTCCGGCTGCTCGGGCGCGAGCCCAAGTTCATCAAGGTGCCCATCCAGATCATGGACGCCGTCATCTGGATGCTCGATGCCAAGCTGTTCCCGGGGTTGGAGGACGTCGCCGAGTTCGGCAAGATTGGCAGGTACTATGCCTTAGAGAGCATGCTGCTGCTGGACCCGGAGACCGGAGAGTACAGTGACGAGAAGACGCCGAGCTACGGCAAGGACATGCTCGAGCAGTTCTTCCAAAGAGTGATAAGGTCCGCCTCCCTGCCTTGGTACATACCTGGAGTAGTCGATGGAGGCGCTGCTGGTGTAGGGGATGCTGACGCCGCACTTGGAGGGGATGCTGGCGGCGTTGCCGGCGTTGAGGCCGCTGACACGTCCGGCGGTGCGGCCACGACGGCGATCGTCACAGCTGCTGCTTGTTGCCCGCTGTGCTGCTGCTTGCTCTGCTCTGGAGCCGCGTGGGCTATGCGCTCCTCCCGCCTCCCTccctcgccgccggcgagcctCCTCCCGGCCGGATTGGCCGTCGGCCGTCGCCCCCTGTGGCATGCTATGCTCTGGAGCCGCCCAGGGACTGGGAAAGTTTTTATGGGTGCTAAATACAAATGttatgactcatgtgaatag
- the LOC136528930 gene encoding blue copper protein-like produces MASGGASLALAALILVSCASAAAATKYTVGDASGWTTTGDYATWASGKKFKVGDILEFKYAGGAHTVDEVSAADYAACSSSKALSSDSAGTTTVTLKTAGKHYFICGVAGHCSSGMKLVVDVAKAVAAPAPAPAVAPAPAASADTTPDAPDTTPSTPSSSGVTPKTKSPVTDLSPPGKKSTSGATGLRAAAWAVLGLAGLVAVHLGAF; encoded by the exons ATGGCTTCCGGTGGCGCGTCACTGGCCTTGGCCGCGCTCATCCTCGTGAGCTGCgcctcagcggcggcggcgaccaagTACACCGTCGGGGACGCGTCCGGCTGGACGACCACCGGCGATTACGCCACCTGGGCCAGCGGCAAGAAGTTCAAAGTTGGCGACATTCTCG AGTTCAAGTACGCCGGCGGGGCGCACACGGTGGACGAGGTGAGCGCGGCGGACTACGCCGCCTGCTCCTCCAGCAAGGCGCTCAGCAGCGACAGCGCCGGCACCACGACGGTGACGCTCAAGACCGCCGGCAAGCACTACTTCATCTGCGGCGTCGCGGGCCACTGCAGCAGCGGCATGAAGCTCGTCGTGGACGTCGCCAAGGCGGTGGCagccccggcgccggcgccggccgtgGCCCCGGCCCCGGCCGCGTCCGCGGACACCACCCCAGACGCCCCCGACACCACGCCGTCGACCCCCTCGAGCTCCGGCGTCACGCCCAAGACCAAGAGCCCAGTCACGGACCTCTCGCCGCCGGGCAAGAAGTCCACCTCCGGCGCCACCGGGCTCCGCGCCGCGGCGTGGGCCGTCTTGGGCCTTGCTGGGCTCGTGGCCGTGCACCTCGGCGCATTCTAG